A window of the Scophthalmus maximus strain ysfricsl-2021 chromosome 8, ASM2237912v1, whole genome shotgun sequence genome harbors these coding sequences:
- the trim2a gene encoding tripartite motif-containing protein 2 isoform X1: MASDGSTLPSPVVRQIDKQFLICSICLDRYDNPKVLPCLHTFCERCLQNYIPAHSLTLSCPVCRQTSILPEKGVAALQNNFFITNLMDVLQREPGSRSQEAAALSDITAVATGQLLSCPNHGGNVMEFYCPPCETAMCQECTSGEHGEHPTVPLKDVVEQHKASLQGQLDAVKKRLPEIDSALQTLSEILQQLTGQKSAIEGDIHSTFDELQKTLNVRKSVLLMELEVNYGLKQKVLQAQLDALLQGQEGINSTCNFTEQALSHGTEAEVLLVKKQMSERLIELASQELPLQPGENDQLDFLAETDGLKKSIHNLGTILTTNAVASESVATGEALRHCVVGVATSVTITTKDKDGELCKMGNAVITAEISSPDGGRGEGEILDNKNGTYEYLFTAPKEGSFNLSLRLYDQHIKGSPFNIKATKSMDVSPTSDGVKKRLKSPGSGHVKQKAIKRPASMYSTGRRKENPIEDDLIFRIGTKGRNKGEFTNLQGVAASSLGKVLIADSNNQCVQIFSNDGQFKSRFGIRGRTPGQLQRPTGVAVHPNGDIIIADYDNKWVSIFSSEGKFKSKIGSGKLLGPKGVSVDRNGHIIVVDNKACCIFIFQPNGKLVTKFGNRGNGDRQFAGTLNGPHFAAVNNNNEIIVTDFHNHSVKVFNTEGEFLLKFGSNGEGNGQFNAPTGVAVDVNGNIIVADWGNSRIQVFDGSGSFLSYINTSADPLYGPQGLALTPDGHVVVADSGNHCFKVYRYLQ; encoded by the exons ATGGCCAGTGACGGCTCCACTCTGCCCAGCCCCGTGGTCCGGCAGATCGACAAGCAGTTCTTGATCTGCAGCATATGTCTGGACCGCTACGACAACCCCAAAGTGCTGCCCTGCCTGCACACCTTCTGTGAGAG GTGCCTGCAGAATTACATCCCGGCCCACAGCCTCACGCTGTCGTGCCCCGTGTGCCGCCAGACCTCGATCCTGCCGGAGAAGGGTGTGGCGGCGTTGCAGAACAACTTCTTCATCACCAACCTGATGGACGTGCTGCAGCGCGAGCCGGGCAGCCGCAGCCAGGAGGCCGCCGCCCTCAGCGACATCACCGCCGTGGCCACGGGCCAACTGCTCTCCTGCCCCAATCATGGAGGCAAC GTCATGGAGTTCTACTGTCCTCCGTGCGAGACGGCCATGTGTCAGGAGTGTACGAGCGGCGAACACGGAGAACACCCCACTGTGCCTCTCAAAGACGTGGTGGAGCAGCACAAGGCCTCGCTACAGGGCCAGCTGGACGCCGTGAAGAAGAG GTTGCCGGAGATCGACTCGGCCCTGCAGACGCTGTCGGagatcctgcagcagctgaccGGTCAGAAGAGCGCCATCGAGGGCGACATCCACTCGACCTTCGACGAGCTGCAGAAGACCCTCAACGTCCGGAAGAGCGTTCTGCTCATGGAGCTGGAGGTCAACTACGGCCTCAAGCAGAAG gtgctCCAGGCCCAGCTGGACGCCCTGCTGCAGGGCCAGGAGGGCATCAACAGCACCTGCAACTTCACGGAGCAGGCTCTGAGCCACGGCACCGAGGCGGAGGTGCTGCTGGTGAAGAAGCAGATGAGCGAGCGTCTCATTGAGCTGGCCAGCCAGGAGCTTCCGCTGCAGCCCGGCGAGAACGACCAGCTGGACTTCCTCGCGGAGACGGACGGACTGAAGAAGTCCATCCACAACCTGGGCACCATTCTAACGACCAACGCCGTGGCGTCTGAGTCCGTGGCCACTGGCGAGGCGCTGCGGCACTGTGTGGTGGGCGTGGCCACCTCcgtcaccatcaccaccaaGGACAAGGATGGGGAACTGTGCAAGATGGGCAACGCGGTCATAACTGCTGAGATCTCCTCGCCCGACGGCggcagaggtgaaggagagataCTGGACAACAAGAACGGCACCTACGAGTATCTGTTCACGGCCCCCAAGGAGGGGAGTTTTAACTTATCCCTGCGTTTGTATGACCAACACATCAAAGGAAGCCCCTTCAACATCAAGGCCACCAAGTCCATGGACGTGTCACCAACTTCAGACGGCGTGAAGAAGAGACTGAAGTCTCCGGGCAGCGGGCACGTCAAGCAGAAGGCCATCAAGAGGCCGGCCAGCATGTACAGCACGGGGCGGAGGAAAGAGAACCCCATCGAGGACGACCTCATCTTCAGAATCG GCACAAAGGGAAGAAACAAGGGGGAGTTCACGAACCTGCAGGGAGTGGCTGCCTCCTCTCTGGGGAAGGTGCTGATCGCAGACAGCAACAACCAGTGTGTCCAG ATTTTCTCCAACGACGGCCAGTTCAAAAGTCGTTTCGGGATCCGGGGCAGGACTCCGGGTCAACTGCAGCGGCCGACGGGCGTGGCCGTCCACCCCAACGGCGACATCATCATCGCCGACTACGACAACAAGTGGGTCAGCATCTTTTCAAGCGAGGGCAAGTTCAAG AGCAAGATCGGCTCGGGGAAGCTGTTGGGCCCCAAAGGCGTGTCGGTGGACCGAAACGGCCACATCATCGTGGTCGACAACAAGGCCTGCTGCATCTTCATCTTCCAGCCCAACGGCAAGCTGGTCACCAAGTTCGGTAACCGTGGCAACGGTGACCGGCAGTTTGCAGGTACACTCAATG GTCCTCATTTTGCTgccgtcaacaacaacaatgaaatcATCGTGACAGATTTCCACAACCACTCAGTGAAG gTGTTCAACACGGAGGGAGAATTCTTGCTGAAGTTCGGCTCCAACGGCGAGGGCAACGGCCAGTTCAACGCGCCCACGGGCGTGGCGGTGGACGTTAACGGTAACATCATAGTCGCAGATTGGGGCAACAGCAGGATACAG GTGTTTGACGGCAGCGGCTCGTTCCTCTCGTACATCAACACGTCGGCGGACCCTCTGTACGGGCCGCAGGGACTGGCGCTCACCCCTGACGGACATGTCGTGGTCGCCGACTCGGGCAACCACTGCTTCAAAGTCTACCGCTACCTGCAGTAG
- the mnd1 gene encoding meiotic nuclear division protein 1 homolog isoform X1, translating into MSKKKGLSLEEKRTRMMEIFFESKDVFQLKDIEKIAPKTKGITPMTVKDVLQSLVDDNMVDSERVGTSNYYWAFPSKALHARQHKLEELQKQISEAKQRKDTLQKVVEKAKVGRQDTKERSSLLKELQSLREERTQLKAELEKYRECDPEVVEEMRKSNIVAKEAVSRWTDNVFAIKSWTKKKFAFDDSRINKAFGIPEDFDYMD; encoded by the exons ATG TCCAAGAAAAAGGGTctgagtttggaggagaagagaacTCGCATGATGGAGATTTTCTTTGAATCG AAAGATGTGTTTCAGCTGAAAGACATTGAGAAGATTGCCCCTAAGACAAAGGGCATAA CTCCCATGACTGTGAAGGACGTGCTGCAGAGCCTGGTGGACGACAACATGGTGGACAGTGAACGAGTGGGGACGTCTAACTACTACTGGGCCTTCCCCAGCAAGGCCTTGCACGCTCGTCAGCACaaactggaggagctgcagaaacag aTTTCTGAggcaaaacagagaaaagacactCTGCAGAAAGTGGTTGAAAAGGCCAAAGTTGGACGTCAAGATACA aagGAGAGAAGCTCcctgctgaaggagctgcagagtCTGAGAGAGGAGCGAACTCAGCTGAAGGCCGAGTTGGAAAAGTACAGGGAATGTGACCCCGAAGTTGTTGAGGAGATGA GAAAGTCAAATATTGTAGCAAAAGAAGCCGTTTCCAGGTGGACAG ATAATGTCTTTGCCATCAAGTCATGGACAAAGAAGAAGTTTGCCTTTGATGACAGCCGCATTAATAAAGCCTTTGGGATCCCTGAGGACTTTGACTACATGGACTGA
- the mnd1 gene encoding meiotic nuclear division protein 1 homolog isoform X2 produces MSSVQAQLPQHDAPMTVKDVLQSLVDDNMVDSERVGTSNYYWAFPSKALHARQHKLEELQKQISEAKQRKDTLQKVVEKAKVGRQDTKERSSLLKELQSLREERTQLKAELEKYRECDPEVVEEMRKSNIVAKEAVSRWTDNVFAIKSWTKKKFAFDDSRINKAFGIPEDFDYMD; encoded by the exons ATGTCGTCGGTACAGGCACAACTACCACAACACGATG CTCCCATGACTGTGAAGGACGTGCTGCAGAGCCTGGTGGACGACAACATGGTGGACAGTGAACGAGTGGGGACGTCTAACTACTACTGGGCCTTCCCCAGCAAGGCCTTGCACGCTCGTCAGCACaaactggaggagctgcagaaacag aTTTCTGAggcaaaacagagaaaagacactCTGCAGAAAGTGGTTGAAAAGGCCAAAGTTGGACGTCAAGATACA aagGAGAGAAGCTCcctgctgaaggagctgcagagtCTGAGAGAGGAGCGAACTCAGCTGAAGGCCGAGTTGGAAAAGTACAGGGAATGTGACCCCGAAGTTGTTGAGGAGATGA GAAAGTCAAATATTGTAGCAAAAGAAGCCGTTTCCAGGTGGACAG ATAATGTCTTTGCCATCAAGTCATGGACAAAGAAGAAGTTTGCCTTTGATGACAGCCGCATTAATAAAGCCTTTGGGATCCCTGAGGACTTTGACTACATGGACTGA
- the trim2a gene encoding tripartite motif-containing protein 2 isoform X2, translating to MASDGSTLPSPVVRQIDKQFLICSICLDRYDNPKVLPCLHTFCERCLQNYIPAHSLTLSCPVCRQTSILPEKGVAALQNNFFITNLMDVLQREPGSRSQEAAALSDITAVATGQLLSCPNHGGNVMEFYCPPCETAMCQECTSGEHGEHPTVPLKDVVEQHKASLQGQLDAVKKRLPEIDSALQTLSEILQQLTGQKSAIEGDIHSTFDELQKTLNVRKSVLLMELEVNYGLKQKVLQAQLDALLQGQEGINSTCNFTEQALSHGTEAEVLLVKKQMSERLIELASQELPLQPGENDQLDFLAETDGLKKSIHNLGTILTTNAVASESVATGEALRHCVVGVATSVTITTKDKDGELCKMGNAVITAEISSPDGGRGEGEILDNKNGTYEYLFTAPKEGSFNLSLRLYDQHIKGSPFNIKATKSMDVSPTSDGVKKRLKSPGSGHVKQKAIKRPASMYSTGRRKENPIEDDLIFRIGTKGRNKGEFTNLQGVAASSLGKVLIADSNNQCVQIFSNDGQFKSRFGIRGRTPGQLQRPTGVAVHPNGDIIIADYDNKWVSIFSSEGKFKSKIGSGKLLGPKGVSVDRNGHIIVVDNKACCIFIFQPNGKLVTKFGNRGNGDRQFAGPHFAAVNNNNEIIVTDFHNHSVKVFNTEGEFLLKFGSNGEGNGQFNAPTGVAVDVNGNIIVADWGNSRIQVFDGSGSFLSYINTSADPLYGPQGLALTPDGHVVVADSGNHCFKVYRYLQ from the exons ATGGCCAGTGACGGCTCCACTCTGCCCAGCCCCGTGGTCCGGCAGATCGACAAGCAGTTCTTGATCTGCAGCATATGTCTGGACCGCTACGACAACCCCAAAGTGCTGCCCTGCCTGCACACCTTCTGTGAGAG GTGCCTGCAGAATTACATCCCGGCCCACAGCCTCACGCTGTCGTGCCCCGTGTGCCGCCAGACCTCGATCCTGCCGGAGAAGGGTGTGGCGGCGTTGCAGAACAACTTCTTCATCACCAACCTGATGGACGTGCTGCAGCGCGAGCCGGGCAGCCGCAGCCAGGAGGCCGCCGCCCTCAGCGACATCACCGCCGTGGCCACGGGCCAACTGCTCTCCTGCCCCAATCATGGAGGCAAC GTCATGGAGTTCTACTGTCCTCCGTGCGAGACGGCCATGTGTCAGGAGTGTACGAGCGGCGAACACGGAGAACACCCCACTGTGCCTCTCAAAGACGTGGTGGAGCAGCACAAGGCCTCGCTACAGGGCCAGCTGGACGCCGTGAAGAAGAG GTTGCCGGAGATCGACTCGGCCCTGCAGACGCTGTCGGagatcctgcagcagctgaccGGTCAGAAGAGCGCCATCGAGGGCGACATCCACTCGACCTTCGACGAGCTGCAGAAGACCCTCAACGTCCGGAAGAGCGTTCTGCTCATGGAGCTGGAGGTCAACTACGGCCTCAAGCAGAAG gtgctCCAGGCCCAGCTGGACGCCCTGCTGCAGGGCCAGGAGGGCATCAACAGCACCTGCAACTTCACGGAGCAGGCTCTGAGCCACGGCACCGAGGCGGAGGTGCTGCTGGTGAAGAAGCAGATGAGCGAGCGTCTCATTGAGCTGGCCAGCCAGGAGCTTCCGCTGCAGCCCGGCGAGAACGACCAGCTGGACTTCCTCGCGGAGACGGACGGACTGAAGAAGTCCATCCACAACCTGGGCACCATTCTAACGACCAACGCCGTGGCGTCTGAGTCCGTGGCCACTGGCGAGGCGCTGCGGCACTGTGTGGTGGGCGTGGCCACCTCcgtcaccatcaccaccaaGGACAAGGATGGGGAACTGTGCAAGATGGGCAACGCGGTCATAACTGCTGAGATCTCCTCGCCCGACGGCggcagaggtgaaggagagataCTGGACAACAAGAACGGCACCTACGAGTATCTGTTCACGGCCCCCAAGGAGGGGAGTTTTAACTTATCCCTGCGTTTGTATGACCAACACATCAAAGGAAGCCCCTTCAACATCAAGGCCACCAAGTCCATGGACGTGTCACCAACTTCAGACGGCGTGAAGAAGAGACTGAAGTCTCCGGGCAGCGGGCACGTCAAGCAGAAGGCCATCAAGAGGCCGGCCAGCATGTACAGCACGGGGCGGAGGAAAGAGAACCCCATCGAGGACGACCTCATCTTCAGAATCG GCACAAAGGGAAGAAACAAGGGGGAGTTCACGAACCTGCAGGGAGTGGCTGCCTCCTCTCTGGGGAAGGTGCTGATCGCAGACAGCAACAACCAGTGTGTCCAG ATTTTCTCCAACGACGGCCAGTTCAAAAGTCGTTTCGGGATCCGGGGCAGGACTCCGGGTCAACTGCAGCGGCCGACGGGCGTGGCCGTCCACCCCAACGGCGACATCATCATCGCCGACTACGACAACAAGTGGGTCAGCATCTTTTCAAGCGAGGGCAAGTTCAAG AGCAAGATCGGCTCGGGGAAGCTGTTGGGCCCCAAAGGCGTGTCGGTGGACCGAAACGGCCACATCATCGTGGTCGACAACAAGGCCTGCTGCATCTTCATCTTCCAGCCCAACGGCAAGCTGGTCACCAAGTTCGGTAACCGTGGCAACGGTGACCGGCAGTTTGCAG GTCCTCATTTTGCTgccgtcaacaacaacaatgaaatcATCGTGACAGATTTCCACAACCACTCAGTGAAG gTGTTCAACACGGAGGGAGAATTCTTGCTGAAGTTCGGCTCCAACGGCGAGGGCAACGGCCAGTTCAACGCGCCCACGGGCGTGGCGGTGGACGTTAACGGTAACATCATAGTCGCAGATTGGGGCAACAGCAGGATACAG GTGTTTGACGGCAGCGGCTCGTTCCTCTCGTACATCAACACGTCGGCGGACCCTCTGTACGGGCCGCAGGGACTGGCGCTCACCCCTGACGGACATGTCGTGGTCGCCGACTCGGGCAACCACTGCTTCAAAGTCTACCGCTACCTGCAGTAG